A portion of the Nitrospirota bacterium genome contains these proteins:
- a CDS encoding PilZ domain-containing protein: MTPRDRGVRSRRKHPRYPLYAVAELRFKYAPERGPVETIVAIANISTSGLGLYSHTPLENGSHVTLDITLSGRKDMKERLEGRIVWVSKEENLHLIGVAFEKELNEREHPLLYRLVSS, translated from the coding sequence ATGACACCCAGGGACCGTGGGGTGCGGTCACGCCGAAAGCACCCGAGGTATCCACTTTACGCGGTGGCGGAGCTCAGATTCAAGTACGCTCCGGAAAGAGGGCCCGTCGAGACCATCGTCGCCATCGCCAACATCTCCACTTCCGGCCTCGGACTGTACTCCCATACGCCTCTGGAAAACGGCTCTCATGTGACGCTTGATATCACGCTCTCCGGGAGAAAGGACATGAAGGAAAGGCTCGAGGGCCGTATCGTGTGGGTCTCGAAGGAAGAAAACCTCCATCTCATCGGAGTCGCTTTTGAGAAGGAATTGAATGAAAGAGAGCATCCTCTTCTATATCGTCTGGTCTCGTCATAG
- a CDS encoding fused MFS/spermidine synthase, giving the protein MSKTRQETVVFSRDTRHHHALVVADNPRREERYLYSARKEAMQGGISLSDPDALIIEYNRAAFVSLAFLEKDPAAALFVGIGAGAMPRYFQRHYPRARVDVVEVDPDVVEVAKEFFFFRETGRMRVHVADGRRYIEETSALYDMVFLDAYLGDAIPRHLATAEFLAQARDILTDRGILVSNVISGRGNRHFQSMLETHARVFPHLYVFRCSWSGNHILVASRDARKRTQGEIRRRSQRLMGRKELGLDLLKTNKHFRDYADIRTPDGRHVLLDEAR; this is encoded by the coding sequence ATGTCCAAGACACGCCAGGAAACAGTCGTCTTTTCGAGGGACACCCGGCATCACCATGCCCTGGTGGTGGCGGACAATCCCCGAAGAGAGGAGCGGTACCTGTACAGCGCCCGGAAGGAGGCGATGCAGGGGGGCATCTCCCTTTCGGACCCGGATGCCCTCATCATCGAGTACAACAGGGCGGCCTTCGTCTCTCTTGCCTTCCTTGAAAAAGACCCTGCGGCGGCCCTCTTCGTGGGCATCGGGGCCGGGGCCATGCCGAGGTACTTTCAGCGCCACTATCCCCGTGCCAGGGTGGACGTGGTGGAAGTGGACCCCGATGTGGTGGAGGTGGCCAAGGAGTTCTTCTTTTTCAGGGAGACCGGCAGGATGCGCGTGCACGTGGCCGACGGGAGGCGCTACATCGAGGAGACCTCCGCCCTGTACGACATGGTGTTCCTGGACGCCTATCTCGGGGACGCCATCCCGCGGCATCTCGCCACGGCGGAGTTTCTCGCGCAGGCGAGGGACATTCTCACGGACCGGGGCATCCTGGTCTCAAACGTCATCTCCGGCCGGGGCAACAGGCATTTCCAGAGCATGCTGGAGACCCATGCCAGGGTCTTCCCCCATCTTTACGTCTTTCGATGTTCCTGGTCCGGCAACCACATCCTCGTGGCCTCCAGGGACGCGAGGAAAAGGACGCAAGGGGAGATACGTCGGCGGAGCCAGCGGCTCATGGGGCGGAAGGAGCTCGGCCTGGACCTCCTGAAAACCAACAAGCACTTCAGGGACTATGCCGACATCCGCACACCCGATGGGCGGCACGTCCTCCTGGACGAAGCGCGGTAG
- a CDS encoding DmsE family decaheme c-type cytochrome produces MTRKIVVLGVALAAAMLLGGCETLKSSKPVIPIEEYEHLIVGRLDANYVGTDNCLSACHYHDEIRRHFEGSTMGAQLSSKSGMPLVDCESCHGPGSLAIEGLTPKKVAADRAKGIQTACDYKTFIQLKELPPTAQSLLCLKCHSHNATFNLHNWNAGVHAVAGVSCFNCHDIHKGADLMVSPRETMDMCTQCHQDVKAKLSLRSHHPVKEQRVFCTDCHNPHGTVNAKLLREETVKDTCTRCHGEVEGPFVFEHADVTEDCLRCHRPHGSMNNNLLITQETFLCMQCHVSHNTSRLDTAERRATFYTRCTDCHSQIHGTDIPSASGTGRFIQ; encoded by the coding sequence TTGACACGAAAGATTGTCGTTTTGGGCGTCGCTCTGGCGGCCGCGATGCTCCTGGGGGGCTGCGAGACCCTGAAGAGCTCCAAGCCGGTCATCCCCATCGAGGAGTACGAGCATCTCATCGTGGGGAGGCTGGACGCCAACTACGTGGGCACGGACAACTGCCTTTCGGCGTGCCACTACCACGACGAGATTCGCCGGCATTTCGAGGGCAGCACCATGGGCGCGCAGCTTTCATCGAAATCCGGCATGCCCCTTGTGGACTGCGAGTCCTGTCACGGGCCGGGGAGCCTGGCCATCGAGGGCCTCACCCCCAAAAAGGTGGCCGCCGACCGGGCCAAGGGCATCCAGACGGCTTGCGACTATAAGACGTTCATTCAGCTGAAGGAGCTTCCGCCCACCGCGCAGTCCCTACTCTGCCTGAAGTGCCACTCGCACAACGCGACCTTCAACCTGCACAACTGGAACGCCGGCGTCCATGCGGTGGCCGGGGTAAGCTGCTTCAACTGCCACGACATTCACAAGGGGGCCGACCTCATGGTCTCCCCGCGGGAGACCATGGACATGTGCACCCAATGCCACCAGGACGTCAAAGCAAAGCTCTCCCTGAGGAGCCACCATCCGGTCAAGGAGCAGCGGGTCTTCTGCACCGACTGCCATAACCCCCACGGCACGGTGAATGCCAAGCTGCTTCGAGAAGAGACGGTCAAGGACACCTGCACCCGGTGCCACGGGGAGGTGGAAGGGCCCTTTGTCTTTGAGCACGCCGACGTGACCGAGGACTGCCTCAGGTGCCACAGGCCCCACGGGTCCATGAACAACAACCTGCTCATCACCCAGGAGACCTTCCTCTGCATGCAATGCCACGTGAGCCACAACACATCGCGGCTGGACACCGCGGAGAGGCGGGCGACCTTCTATACCCGGTGCACGGACTGCCATTCGCAGATACACGGCACCGACATCCCCTCCGCCAGCGGGACAGGGAGGTTCATACAATGA
- a CDS encoding PAS domain S-box protein — protein MKKKIAVVLSVFCLAMLVAGAYIIVAIERSTSSLGDIIEMHQVEIIREHLLIQLITMERDLNVLAPVSTEEIQKTRNDLRIVRSMAHTCTNCHHVPEVKARLDELQARVADFEVPLSRVLTIHGGVHGGTPEWLRQKRVALEKAAGLIEYVKGMTAVSSSNLDDKTNVTMQEIDRTKHLLFGLIMLAPLVTIALSYVFMRGITNPIGLLVQATRRIRGGDLDHEIQGLTDEFGELATSFNEMSVALKENIRQCSESEQRYRTLFETARDAIFVLEAEGGAAGRIVDANPAAAEMHGYAMQELVGSNLLLACADGASAEGMREMLGQIMAGSWARKEFRLLKKDGTPLPVEMSAVRFYLGGQAFVIAFNRDITERKRMENMLLQSKRDWEETFDTITDMVTIQDANCNIVRANRTARTLLSLPPLEGREVKCYEYFPHVEPCCESCPAREKVRDGGSVIEEIYHPAIKKLLELEGIPRFDAGGALVGIIHIARDITVRKRTEEALRRAEQMKMVGETAAGLAHEIKNPLAAIKMAIESLIMDGGVEEEDKEILVRARDEARHIELLIKGLLNFAKPQVPHFTEVQMEKVLSRACRLLTVKNSRVKTSVECPPGLPPITADPMQLQQAFLNLMLNAIEAMEGQENGTLLLRAHHDQAQGSIVVEIQDSGKGINATMRENIFKPFFTTKSDGTGLGLSITKQIIDQHHGMIRVTDNPEGGSIFVINLPANSNGTVGT, from the coding sequence ATGAAAAAGAAAATAGCCGTTGTCCTCAGTGTATTCTGTCTGGCCATGCTGGTGGCCGGGGCCTACATCATCGTCGCCATCGAGAGGAGCACATCCAGCCTGGGCGATATCATCGAGATGCACCAGGTGGAAATCATCCGGGAACACCTCCTCATTCAGCTCATCACCATGGAAAGGGACCTGAACGTTCTGGCGCCGGTCTCGACGGAGGAGATCCAGAAGACGAGGAACGACCTCCGCATCGTCCGGAGCATGGCCCACACCTGCACCAACTGCCATCATGTCCCCGAGGTAAAGGCGCGGCTGGATGAGCTTCAGGCGCGCGTCGCAGACTTCGAAGTCCCCCTGAGCCGGGTGCTTACCATCCACGGCGGCGTGCACGGAGGGACGCCCGAGTGGCTCCGGCAGAAGAGGGTCGCCCTTGAGAAGGCGGCCGGCCTCATCGAATACGTCAAGGGCATGACGGCCGTCTCAAGCAGCAACCTCGATGACAAGACTAACGTCACGATGCAAGAGATAGACAGGACGAAGCACCTCCTTTTCGGCCTCATCATGCTCGCTCCCCTGGTAACCATCGCCCTTTCCTACGTCTTCATGCGGGGCATCACCAACCCCATCGGCCTGCTCGTTCAGGCCACCCGGCGCATCCGCGGCGGAGACCTAGACCACGAGATACAGGGGCTTACGGACGAATTCGGAGAGCTGGCCACCTCCTTCAACGAGATGTCCGTCGCCCTGAAGGAAAACATACGCCAGTGCAGCGAGAGCGAGCAGCGCTACCGGACTCTCTTTGAGACCGCCCGGGACGCCATCTTCGTCCTGGAGGCCGAGGGCGGGGCTGCCGGGCGGATCGTCGACGCCAATCCGGCGGCCGCCGAGATGCACGGCTACGCCATGCAGGAGCTGGTGGGCTCGAACCTCCTCCTGGCCTGCGCCGACGGGGCCTCGGCGGAGGGCATGCGGGAGATGCTCGGCCAGATCATGGCCGGCTCCTGGGCGCGGAAGGAATTCCGGCTGCTGAAAAAGGACGGGACCCCTCTGCCGGTGGAGATGAGCGCGGTGCGCTTCTACCTGGGCGGGCAGGCCTTCGTCATCGCCTTCAACCGGGACATCACGGAGCGCAAGCGGATGGAGAACATGCTCCTGCAGTCCAAGCGCGACTGGGAGGAGACCTTCGACACCATCACCGACATGGTCACCATCCAGGACGCCAACTGCAACATCGTACGCGCCAACCGCACCGCGCGCACCCTTCTGAGCCTGCCGCCGCTCGAGGGCCGCGAGGTGAAGTGCTATGAATATTTCCCCCACGTGGAGCCCTGCTGCGAGAGCTGCCCCGCGCGGGAGAAAGTGCGCGACGGGGGCAGCGTCATCGAGGAAATCTACCACCCCGCCATCAAAAAGCTCCTGGAGCTGGAGGGCATACCCCGGTTCGACGCGGGCGGCGCCCTCGTGGGCATCATACACATCGCCCGGGACATCACGGTGCGCAAGCGCACCGAGGAGGCCCTCCGCCGAGCCGAGCAGATGAAGATGGTGGGCGAGACGGCGGCGGGCCTCGCCCACGAAATCAAGAACCCCCTGGCCGCCATCAAGATGGCCATCGAAAGCCTCATCATGGACGGCGGCGTAGAGGAGGAGGACAAGGAAATCCTGGTCCGGGCCCGGGACGAGGCCCGGCACATCGAGCTCCTGATAAAGGGACTCCTGAACTTCGCCAAACCGCAGGTGCCCCACTTTACGGAAGTGCAGATGGAGAAAGTCCTTTCGCGGGCCTGCCGCCTCCTGACGGTCAAGAACTCCCGCGTCAAGACGAGCGTGGAGTGCCCTCCGGGGCTTCCTCCGATAACGGCCGACCCGATGCAGCTTCAGCAGGCCTTTCTGAACCTGATGCTCAACGCCATCGAGGCCATGGAGGGGCAGGAGAACGGCACCCTGCTGCTCAGGGCGCACCATGACCAGGCACAGGGCTCCATCGTCGTGGAAATACAGGACTCGGGCAAGGGCATCAACGCGACCATGAGGGAGAACATCTTCAAGCCGTTCTTCACCACCAAGTCCGACGGCACGGGCCTCGGGCTCTCCATCACCAAGCAGATTATCGACCAGCACCACGGGATGATACGCGTCACGGACAACCCCGAGGGGGGCTCGATATTCGTCATCAACCTTCCCGCAAACAGTAACGGCACCGTCGGGACGTGA